A region of Chelonia mydas isolate rCheMyd1 chromosome 7, rCheMyd1.pri.v2, whole genome shotgun sequence DNA encodes the following proteins:
- the AMT gene encoding aminomethyltransferase, mitochondrial isoform X3: MLRAGGRTALRVGPRGLEPGAGGRRRCCSSGPDSLKQTPLHAFHQQQGGRMVNFAGWSMPVQYALSHLESHLHTRRHCSLFDVSHMLQTKVFGRDRVKFMESLVVGDIAELKPDQGRAEELRAAGGDVHLEVSENALLALQGPSAVRVLQTGVSDDLAKLPFMSSVAMVVFGVPGCRVTRCGYTGEDGVEISVPAGRVVELVELLLRDPQVQLAGLAARDSLRLEAGLCLYGNDIDETTTPVEAALVWTLGKRRRVAMDFPGATVIVPQIKGKVKRKRVGLISTGPPIRPHMPILSLEGRPIGEVTSGCPSPCLKKNVAMGYVEGEQSRVGTVLAVEVRKKSCPALVTKMPFVPTRYHMLK, translated from the exons ATGCTGCGGGCGGGCGGCCGGACTGCGCTGCGGGTCGGGCCCCGGGGCCTGGAGcccggggcgggcgggcggcggcgCTGCTGCAGCTCCGGGCcg GACAGCCTGAAGCAGACGCCCCTCCACGCCTTCCACCAGCAGCAGGGCGGCAGGATGGTGAACTTCGCTGGCTGGAGCATGCCCGTGCAGTATGCACTGAGCCACCTGGAGTCCCACCTGCACACACGCCGGCACTGTTCCCTCTTTGACGTCTCCCACATGCTGCAG ACCAAGGTGTTTGGCCGGGACCGGGTGAAGTTCATGGAGAGCCTGGTGGTTGGGGACATCGCAGAGCTGAAGCCGGACCAG GGCCGAGCAGAAGAGCTGCGGGCTGCAGGCGGCGATGTGCACCTGGAGGTCTCTGAGAACGCGCTGCTGGCTCTGCAAG GTCCCTCGGCAGTGCGGGTGCTGCAGACAGGCGTGTCGGATGACCTGGCCAAGCTGCCCTTCATGAGTAGTGTGGCGATGGTCGTGTTTGGCGTGCCAGGCTGTAGGGTGACACGCTGCGGCTACACCGGAGAGGATGGCGTCGAG ATCTCGGTGCCCGCGGGGCGCGTGGTGGAGCTGGTGGAGCTGCTGCTCAGGGACCCACAAGTGCAGCTggcagggctggcggccagggACAGCCTGCGCCTGGAGGCGGGGCTCTGTCTCTATGGCAACGACATTGACGAGACGACCACACCTGTGGAGGCGGCTCTGGTGTGGACCCTGG GGAAGCGGCGCCGGGTGGCCATGGATTTCCCCGGTGCCACGGTCATTGTTCCCCAGATCAAAGGGAAGGTGAAGCGCAAGCGCGTGGGGCTGATTTCCACGGGCCCTCCCATCCGTCCACACATGCCCATCCTGAGCCTGGAGGGCAGGCCCATCG GCGAAGTGACCAGtggctgcccctctccctgcttgAAGAAGAACGTGGCCATGGGCTATGTGGAAGGTGAGCAGAGCCGGGTGGGCACGGTGCTGGCCGTGGAGGTGCGGAAGAagagctgccctgccctggtCACCAAGATGCCCTTTGTGCCCACCCGCTACCACATGCTCAAGTGA
- the AMT gene encoding aminomethyltransferase, mitochondrial isoform X1, protein MLRAGGRTALRVGPRGLEPGAGGRRRCCSSGPDSLKQTPLHAFHQQQGGRMVNFAGWSMPVQYALSHLESHLHTRRHCSLFDVSHMLQTKVFGRDRVKFMESLVVGDIAELKPDQGTLSLFTNEEGGILDDLIVTSTSEQHLYVVSNAGCRDKDWVLMQGRAEELRAAGGDVHLEVSENALLALQGPSAVRVLQTGVSDDLAKLPFMSSVAMVVFGVPGCRVTRCGYTGEDGVEISVPAGRVVELVELLLRDPQVQLAGLAARDSLRLEAGLCLYGNDIDETTTPVEAALVWTLGKRRRVAMDFPGATVIVPQIKGKVKRKRVGLISTGPPIRPHMPILSLEGRPIGEVTSGCPSPCLKKNVAMGYVEGEQSRVGTVLAVEVRKKSCPALVTKMPFVPTRYHMLK, encoded by the exons ATGCTGCGGGCGGGCGGCCGGACTGCGCTGCGGGTCGGGCCCCGGGGCCTGGAGcccggggcgggcgggcggcggcgCTGCTGCAGCTCCGGGCcg GACAGCCTGAAGCAGACGCCCCTCCACGCCTTCCACCAGCAGCAGGGCGGCAGGATGGTGAACTTCGCTGGCTGGAGCATGCCCGTGCAGTATGCACTGAGCCACCTGGAGTCCCACCTGCACACACGCCGGCACTGTTCCCTCTTTGACGTCTCCCACATGCTGCAG ACCAAGGTGTTTGGCCGGGACCGGGTGAAGTTCATGGAGAGCCTGGTGGTTGGGGACATCGCAGAGCTGAAGCCGGACCAG GGCACCCTGTCTCTCTTCACTAACGAGGAGGGAGGCATCCTCGACGACCTGATCGTGACCAGCACCTCGGAGCAGCACCTCTATGTGGTGTCCAACGCAGGCTGCAGGGACAAGGACTGGGTCCTGATGCAG GGCCGAGCAGAAGAGCTGCGGGCTGCAGGCGGCGATGTGCACCTGGAGGTCTCTGAGAACGCGCTGCTGGCTCTGCAAG GTCCCTCGGCAGTGCGGGTGCTGCAGACAGGCGTGTCGGATGACCTGGCCAAGCTGCCCTTCATGAGTAGTGTGGCGATGGTCGTGTTTGGCGTGCCAGGCTGTAGGGTGACACGCTGCGGCTACACCGGAGAGGATGGCGTCGAG ATCTCGGTGCCCGCGGGGCGCGTGGTGGAGCTGGTGGAGCTGCTGCTCAGGGACCCACAAGTGCAGCTggcagggctggcggccagggACAGCCTGCGCCTGGAGGCGGGGCTCTGTCTCTATGGCAACGACATTGACGAGACGACCACACCTGTGGAGGCGGCTCTGGTGTGGACCCTGG GGAAGCGGCGCCGGGTGGCCATGGATTTCCCCGGTGCCACGGTCATTGTTCCCCAGATCAAAGGGAAGGTGAAGCGCAAGCGCGTGGGGCTGATTTCCACGGGCCCTCCCATCCGTCCACACATGCCCATCCTGAGCCTGGAGGGCAGGCCCATCG GCGAAGTGACCAGtggctgcccctctccctgcttgAAGAAGAACGTGGCCATGGGCTATGTGGAAGGTGAGCAGAGCCGGGTGGGCACGGTGCTGGCCGTGGAGGTGCGGAAGAagagctgccctgccctggtCACCAAGATGCCCTTTGTGCCCACCCGCTACCACATGCTCAAGTGA
- the AMT gene encoding aminomethyltransferase, mitochondrial isoform X2, with translation MWTLPTDLSAGKDSLKQTPLHAFHQQQGGRMVNFAGWSMPVQYALSHLESHLHTRRHCSLFDVSHMLQTKVFGRDRVKFMESLVVGDIAELKPDQGTLSLFTNEEGGILDDLIVTSTSEQHLYVVSNAGCRDKDWVLMQGRAEELRAAGGDVHLEVSENALLALQGPSAVRVLQTGVSDDLAKLPFMSSVAMVVFGVPGCRVTRCGYTGEDGVEISVPAGRVVELVELLLRDPQVQLAGLAARDSLRLEAGLCLYGNDIDETTTPVEAALVWTLGKRRRVAMDFPGATVIVPQIKGKVKRKRVGLISTGPPIRPHMPILSLEGRPIGEVTSGCPSPCLKKNVAMGYVEGEQSRVGTVLAVEVRKKSCPALVTKMPFVPTRYHMLK, from the exons ATGTGGACTCTTCCTACTGATCTCTCTGCAGGCAAG GACAGCCTGAAGCAGACGCCCCTCCACGCCTTCCACCAGCAGCAGGGCGGCAGGATGGTGAACTTCGCTGGCTGGAGCATGCCCGTGCAGTATGCACTGAGCCACCTGGAGTCCCACCTGCACACACGCCGGCACTGTTCCCTCTTTGACGTCTCCCACATGCTGCAG ACCAAGGTGTTTGGCCGGGACCGGGTGAAGTTCATGGAGAGCCTGGTGGTTGGGGACATCGCAGAGCTGAAGCCGGACCAG GGCACCCTGTCTCTCTTCACTAACGAGGAGGGAGGCATCCTCGACGACCTGATCGTGACCAGCACCTCGGAGCAGCACCTCTATGTGGTGTCCAACGCAGGCTGCAGGGACAAGGACTGGGTCCTGATGCAG GGCCGAGCAGAAGAGCTGCGGGCTGCAGGCGGCGATGTGCACCTGGAGGTCTCTGAGAACGCGCTGCTGGCTCTGCAAG GTCCCTCGGCAGTGCGGGTGCTGCAGACAGGCGTGTCGGATGACCTGGCCAAGCTGCCCTTCATGAGTAGTGTGGCGATGGTCGTGTTTGGCGTGCCAGGCTGTAGGGTGACACGCTGCGGCTACACCGGAGAGGATGGCGTCGAG ATCTCGGTGCCCGCGGGGCGCGTGGTGGAGCTGGTGGAGCTGCTGCTCAGGGACCCACAAGTGCAGCTggcagggctggcggccagggACAGCCTGCGCCTGGAGGCGGGGCTCTGTCTCTATGGCAACGACATTGACGAGACGACCACACCTGTGGAGGCGGCTCTGGTGTGGACCCTGG GGAAGCGGCGCCGGGTGGCCATGGATTTCCCCGGTGCCACGGTCATTGTTCCCCAGATCAAAGGGAAGGTGAAGCGCAAGCGCGTGGGGCTGATTTCCACGGGCCCTCCCATCCGTCCACACATGCCCATCCTGAGCCTGGAGGGCAGGCCCATCG GCGAAGTGACCAGtggctgcccctctccctgcttgAAGAAGAACGTGGCCATGGGCTATGTGGAAGGTGAGCAGAGCCGGGTGGGCACGGTGCTGGCCGTGGAGGTGCGGAAGAagagctgccctgccctggtCACCAAGATGCCCTTTGTGCCCACCCGCTACCACATGCTCAAGTGA